From Corvus moneduloides isolate bCorMon1 chromosome 2, bCorMon1.pri, whole genome shotgun sequence, one genomic window encodes:
- the TRIM45 gene encoding tripartite motif-containing protein 45, which produces MSGPRCPQCAQPWVSPRLLPCLHSLCEPCLRRLGPPEGPPGAARPVLCPVCDAEVSLPAGGVGQLPPDCLAGSRAGAAAGCDLCADGAAAGRCLTCGVRLCRFCCRAHRRQKKTASHAVTELENNKDCSQAGKPLLCPSHPTEELRLFCEQCDQPVCRDCVLGKHRQHPCDFTGNVIHRHGDALRELLKSSQQHMDTLEDVLSQVDEMGSAVRSRAEAVAAEICQFARGYVKAIEEHRDRLLKQLEDLKVQKENLLHLQKAQLQQLLLDLRTGVEFTEHLLMSGSDVEILVTKGVVSSRLAKLNSIAYSTHPSVDDRIQFSPHERAGQCCGYEVFGAILKVVDPARCTLHGEGLHSARQNQLSGFTLLCKDTTGERMGRGGEAVQVTFTHKDKRDCALKPTVCDNGDGTYCISYSPEEPGLYAVCVCVKGQHVQGSPFTLMVKHKFREHQGVFHCCTFCSSGGQKAARCACGGTMPGGYQGCGHGHRGHPGCHHWSCCGQVKESSECLCVPPSDTSQRSLLRTVAL; this is translated from the exons ATGTCGGGGCCGCGCTGCCCGCAGTGCGCCCAGCCCTGGGTGTCGCCGcggctgctgccctgcctgcactcGCTGTGCGAGCCCTGCCTGCGGCGCCTCGGGCCGCCGGAGGGGCCGCCGGGCGCCGCCCGCCCCGTCCTGTGCCCGGTGTGCGACGCCGAGGTGTCGCTGCCGGCCGGCGGCGTGGGCCAGCTCCCCCCCGACTGTCTGGCCGGGagccgcgccggggccgcggccgggtGCGACCTCTGCGCTGACGGGGCGGCGGCCGGGCGGTGCCTGACCTGCGGCGTCCGCCTCTGCCGCTTCTGCTGCCGGGCGCACAG GAGACAGAAGAAGACGGCCTCCCATGCTGTGACAGAGCTGGAGAACAACAAGGattgcagccaggctgggaagccTCTCCTGTGcccctcccatcccacagaGGAGCTCAGGCTGTTCTGTGAGCAGTGTGACCAGCCCGTGTGCCGGGACTGCGTTCTGGGCAAACACCGTCAGCACCCCTGTGACTTCACCGGCAATGTCATCCACAGGCACGGGGACGCCCTGCGGGAGCTGCTGaagagcagccagcagcacatggACACCCTGGAGGATGTGCTGAGCCAGGTCGATGAGATGGGCAGTGCGGTCCGCAGTCGCGCAGAGGCTGTGGCCGCAGAGATCTGCCAGTTTGCCAGGGGCTACGTGAAAGCGATTGAAGAGCACCGGGACCGGctgctgaagcagctggaggACTTGAAGGTGCAGAAGGAAAACCTGCTGCACTTGCAGAaggcccagctgcagcagctgctgctggacttGAGGACAGGCGTGGAGTTCACAGAGCACTTGCTGATGAGCGGCTCAGATGTGGAGATCCTTGTCACCAAAGGGGTGGTGTCCAGCCGTCTGGCAAAGCTCAACAGCATTGCTTACAGCACCCACCCCAGTGTGGACGACAGGATCCAGTTCTCCCCTCATGAGAGGGCAGGGCAGTGTTGTGGCTATGAAGTTTTTGGGGCCATTCTCAAAGTGGTTGATCCGGCCAGATGTACCCTGCATGGGGAAG gtctcCACAGTGCCCGTCAGAACCAGCTGAGTGGCTTTACCCTGCTGTGCAAGGACACCACGGGGGAGCGCATGGGAcggggaggagaggctgtgcAGGTCACCTTCACCCACAAGGACAAGAGAGACTG TGCACTCAAGCCAACAGTATGTGATAATGGTGACGGGACCTACTGTATTTCCTACAGCCCTGAGGAGCCAGGCTTGTATGCTGTCTGCGTCTGTGTGAAAGGGCAACATGTGCAG GGCTCTCCCTTCACTCTGATGGTGAAGCACAAGTTCCGTGAGCACCAGGGGGTGTTTCACTGCTGCACATTCTGCTCCAGTGGAGGCCAGAAAGCCGCTCGCTGTGCCTGTGGTGGGACCATGCCAG GTGGGTACCAAGGCTGTGGCCATGGACACAGAGGTCACCCTGGCTGCCACCACTGGTCATGCTGTGGACAAGTGAAGGAGAGCTCAGAGTGTTTGTGCGTGCCACCCAGTGACACCTCCCAAAGGAGTTTGCTCAGGACAGTGGCACTCTGA
- the VTCN1 gene encoding V-set domain-containing T-cell activation inhibitor 1 — MACEAGGLRGNVVLPFFPNSMTTVIIILAAVIALIIGFGVSGKHSISVTALTSAGNIGQRSILGCTFEPDIRMDSIAIQWAKEGVAGLVHEFKGGKDHLQEQDPSFQGRTAMFADQVIGGNASLELRDVQLSDAGTYRCSVITARGSGAAVLRYRTGAFSIPMVQVESSGRGDTLQCTAPRWFPRPAVCWTAYGDTGEHLPHAANTSYELNPENITVRVVSLLHNVTANATYTCMIENSIAKAMGNIRVTDFSITKVTNLQLVNLNAESVSSSFPACHWMLLLSLYLLSI; from the exons ATGGCCTGTGAAGCAGGTGGGCTGCGTGGTAATGTTgtccttccctttttccccaaCAGCATGACTACAGTCATTATCATCCTGGCTGCAGTGATTGCCCTGATCATTGGTTTTGGTGTCTCAG GAAAACACTCCATCAGTGTGACAGCGCTGACGTCTGCAGGGAACATTGGCCAGCgcagcatcctgggctgcacttTCGAGCCCGACATCCGGATGGACAGCATAGCAATCCAGTGGGCCAAGGAGGGGGTGGCTGGGCTGGTTCACGAGTTTAAAGGTGGAAAGGATCACCTGCAAGAGCAAGATCCATCGTTTCAGGGCCGCACAGCCATGTTTGCAGACCAGGTGATCGGCGGGAATGCTTCCCTGGAGCTGAGGGATGTGCAACTCTCCGATGCTGGCACCTACCGGTGCTCGGTCATCACGGCCAGAGGGAGCGGGGCAGCGGTGCTGCGGTACAGGACAGGAG CCTTCAGCATCCCCATGGTGCAGGTGGAGAGCAGCGGCCGTGGGGACACGCTGCAGTGCACAGCCCCGCGCTGGTTCCCTCGCCCTGCCGTGTGCTGGACGGCCTACGGTGACACCGGGGAACACCTGCCCCACGCTGCCAACACCAGCTATGAGCTGAACCCTGAAAACatcactgtgagggtggtctCCCTCCTGCACAACGTCACTGCTAATGCCACCTACACCTGCATGATTGAGAACAGCATTGCCAAGGCTATGGGCAACATCAGAGTGACAG ATTTCAGCATTACAAAGGTGACCAACTTGCAGCTGGTGAACCTGAATGCAGAGTCAGTGTCATCCTCATTTCCGGCCTGTCACTGGatgcttctgctttccttgtACCTGCTGTCAATATAA
- the CTC1 gene encoding CST complex subunit CTC1 isoform X2: MQSTLPRTYLILVGYLTDERQGNKEKLVDGCLYVKDNTGIIPCELLHFELEWLESLFVFPSWSYIPQTNQRAAGYLEILVDPVPVGAPKEVLHSIPITSPVSAEPLLISRIPCQKRSKLTLAGELTRLGPLLRVHHKTFFFLFLKCFSSAACVPVLVQKPSQLVWHHVFQLGHRYTITGLSKSSLKKSGQTTFVTSVSSCLLPYCAEWVREQPLKSAWQGESTQSSFLETAEELSRSLELGAAEETPRSTKESKIISYVGFVTKILNVQAGLFLLDNQVCLCLAYQPLLNFAQGLRPGACVELIDVHLLQKPLVSFPFTVLGACLSSMVVLKSFSRLSTPYQPLASSGNLCLQLLFRFNLGMPLYLWLVSLLEMFEERFSCFFGHRRLCSSAHRNPGAAEKFLVPLLQAMVPDSEEARDIYNEILAKIHQCPLQKYLTLNPPCQAPSLSTVCRVAEQRSWEGFSPSQLLSPLEAQHMGTQELNRRLAWSYCTLSAGSFQPQLILLGVLRVSSRTSSLQLQDKSSTLPCVISHKDGSPFAQTALIGSLLQVENYQLVVERFLKTDFPSWEHLENLKHVREKKTSVYVQFYFEDVQVLHAAEGQIQKGLRSGNSSSLRKKTDGSTRLETPEAKMLKLEDPKADTGRDENCQGGQGSTRTTSCVSHLFLVTQKEGLMLRNYQPPGEEDKEAQLKELQRSFQATVLWLGRPCLWDHPREIGNLPELEETGCNGEEGVTQQEALLLFMGKSLRWFPFLHVDGLYRFIVPCCSDLEVFDKLCFPPVPATFPNRPSCPLCLPVQDSWYLQHETWISCLPECQLTAVSVLTGMDQRTSSIPEVLSSSFTGSLVSFCGEVMERTLCASPKNEKPPVTVGLPKQKETLLSRDHSVKLSVSAAPGSPVVMDVYITATYLQHLWGLLPGAKILFQNLERKISRFHNVYCTYIASSCVSIVSLPASHLPFPSSPAGEASSPSLVFLSSLRSQLQNLLQARILCHLSCVLTVCLQWVCSLCSCIFKEGRCTRHNPPCPSQTGVRQASARVLVEDGTGEAVVLCRNEHVAAVLGLSLLEWEAVQNCVQSRGSVCIQHGEAPGTGCLEEPEDLVACYLRSLCRSPLICRPILLDFSLDRKPSKILQPAPLQLRNFRCGEVEFVSQVGPRPSLLCLKVEEVGQDALRYLNSQRMRRTSSSC; the protein is encoded by the exons ATGCAGAGCACTTTGCCAAGGACTTACCTGATCCTGGTTGGCTATTTAACAGATGAAAggcaaggaaacaaagaaaagttgGTAGATGGTTGCCTATACGTGAAGGATAATACTGGGATAATTCCATGTGAG CTCTTGCACTTTGAACTGGAGTGGCTGGAGTCactgtttgtcttcccaagctGGTCATACATACCACAGACCaaccagagagcagcagggtaCTTGGAAATCCTGGTGGATCCAGTGCCAGTAGGTGCCCCTAAGGAAGTACTTCACAGCATTCCAATCACCTCCCCAGTGTCAGCTGAGCCACTGCTCATCTCCAG GATTCCATGTCAGAAAAGATCAAAGCTTACTCTAGCAGGGGAATTAACCAGACTCGGGCCTCTCCTTCGTGTTCACCACAAGacattcttctttctgtttctgaagtgcttttcctcagctgcttgtgtccctgtgctggtgcAA AAGCCAAGCCAGCTGGTGTGGCATCATGTCTTCCAGCTGGGTCACAGGTACACAATAACTGGCCTGAGTAAGTCTAGCCTGAAGAAATCTGGACAAACGACGTTTGTCACCAGTGTGTCTTCCTGCCTTCTGCCCTACTGTGCAGAGTGGGTGAGGGAGCAGCCACTGAAAAGTGCTTGGCAAGGAGAATCCACTCAGTCTTCTTTCCTTGAGACTGCTGAGGAGCTCAGTcgctccttggagctgggggctgcagaggaGACGCCAAGATCAACCAAGGAGTCCAAGATCATCTCCTATGTG GGCTTTGTCACCAAAATACTCAATGTCCAAGCTGGTCTCTTTTTACTGGATAACCAAGTCTGCTTGTGCCTTGCTTACCAGCCACTGCTGAACTTTGCACAGGGACTCCGACCGGGAGCGTGCGTGGAG CTCATCGATGTCCACCTCCTGCAGAAGCCTCTGGTGTCCTTCCCTTTCACTGTCCTTGGTGCTTGCCTGAGCAGCATGGTTGTGCTGAAGAGTTTTTCAAGGCTCAGCACCCCCTACCAGCCACTGGCCTCTTCAGGAAATCTCTGCTTACAGCTGCTCTTCCGCTTCAATCTTGGAATGCCACTTTACCTCTGGCTGGTGAGCCTCCTGGAGATGTTTGAGGAGAG gttttcttgtttctttgggCACCGTCGACTGTGTAGCTCTGCACATCGAaaccctggagctgctgaaaaGTTCCTTGTCCCCCTTCTGCAAGCTATGGTGCCAGACAGCGAGGAAGCAAGAGATATTTATAATGAAATTCTAGCAAAAATACACCAATGTCCCCTGCAGAAA TATTTGACTCTGAACCCTCCGTGCCAGGCCCCATCTCTGTCTACAGTTTGCCGTGTGGCAGaacagaggagctgggaaggctTCAGTCCATCACAGTTGCTTTCCCCCTTGGAGGCACAGCATATGGGCACCCAGGAGCTGAATCGCAGACTGGCCTGGTCCTACTGCACACTCTCAGCAGGAAgtttccagccccagctg ATACTTCTGGGTGTGCTGAGGGTCTCCTCCAGGACCAGttccctccagctgcaggacaaGAGCAGCACGCTTCCCTGTGTGATCTCCCATAAGGATGGTAGCCCCTTTGCCCAGACAGCTCTCATAG GATCACTCTTGCAGGTGGAAAACTACCAGCTTGTAGTGGAGAGATTCCTTAAGACTGATTTTCCCTCCTGGGAACACCTGGAAAATCTGAAGcatgtgagagagaaaaaaactaG TGTCTATGTGCAGTTCTACTTTGAGGATGTTCAGGTTCTCCATGCTGCTGAAGGACAAATCCAGAAAGGCCTTAGGAGTGGAAACAGCTCCTCTTTGAGGAAGAAGACAGATGGCAGCACAAGGCTGGAAACCCCAGAggcaaaaatgctgaaattggAGGATCCCAAGGCAGATACTGGCAGAGATGAGAACTGTCAGGGGGGCCAGGGCAGCACCAGAACAACGAGCTGTGTATCTCACCTGTTCTTGGTTACCCAGAAAGAGGGCCTCATGTTGCGCAATTACCAACCGCCCGGAGAAGAAGATAAAGAAGCACAGCTAAAGGAGCTGCAGCGCAGTTTCCAAGCCACAGTGCTGTGGCTGGGCAGACCATGTCTCTGGGACCACCCCAGAGAAATTGGGAATCTACcagagctggaggagactgGCTGTAATGGAGAAGAGGGCGTGACACAGCAAGAA GCACTGCTACTCTTCATGGGAAAGTCTCTGCGATGGTTTCCATTCCTGCATGTGGATGGACTGTATCGCTTCATTGTGCCCTGCTGCTCG GACTTGGAAGTGTTTGACAAGCTCTGTTTTCCACCTGTGCCAGCAACATTCCCAAACAGGCCATCCTGCCCCCTGTGCCTGCCTGTCCAAGATAGCTGGTACTTACAGCATGAGACCTGGATCTCCTGTCTGCCTGAGTGCCAG CTGACAGCTGTGTCAGTGCTGACAGGCATGGACCAGAGGACTTCCTCCATTCCAGAAGTCCTTAGCAGCAG TTTCACAGGTTCCcttgtttctttctgtggtGAGGTCATGGAGAGGACCTTGTGTGCCTCTCCCAAGAATGAGAAGCCACCTGTGACTGTTGGCCTTCCAAAGCAGAAAG AGACTCTGCTGTCCAGGGATCACAGTGTGAAGCTCAGTgtctcagctgctccaggctccccTGTTGTGATGGACGTTTACATTACTGCCACCTACCTGCAGCATCTCTGGGGTTTGCTACCTGGAGCCAAGATCCTCTTCCAGAATTTGGAACGCAAGATCTCAAG ATTCCATAATGTTTATTGCACATACATTGCCTCCAGCTGTGTGAGCATCGTATCTCTGCCAGCTTCTCACCTACCTTTTCCTTCTAG TCCTGCAGGAGAAGCCTCATCCCCCTCACTAGTATTTCTATCCAGTTTGAGATCTCAGCTGCAAAACCTGCTCCAGGCCCGGATTTTATGCCACTTGTCCTGTGTATTGACTGTGTGCCTGCAGTGGGTTTGCTCACTTTGCAGCTGCATCTTCAAGGAG GGGAGATGCACCCGACACAATCCTCCCTGTCCATCACAAACAGGAGTGAGGCAAGCCAGTGCACG ggtgctggtggaggaCGGAACAGGTGAAgctgtggtgctgtgcaggAATGAACatgtggcagcagtgctgggcctgAGCCTTCTCGAGTGGGAAGCTGTGCAGAactgtgtgcagagcaggggcagcgTGTGCATTCAGCATGGGGaagctcctggcacaggg tgTCTAGAAGAACCCGAGGATCTCGTTGCTTGCTACCTAAGGAGTCTGTGCAGGAGTCCTCTCATATGTCGCCCTATCCTGTTGGATTTCAGTCTCGACAGGAAGCCCTCCAAGATCCTGCAGCCTG ctcccctgcaGCTGCGGAATTTTCGCTGTGGTGAAGTGGAGTTCGTGTCACAAGTGGGGCCTCGTCCGAGCCTGCTGTGCCTCAAGGTGGAGGAAGTGGGACAAGATGCCTTACGCTACCTGAACAgccagaggatgaggaggacatCCAGTTCCTGCTGA
- the CTC1 gene encoding CST complex subunit CTC1 isoform X1, whose translation MAAPSAAEQRWLRAARDFARRALPAPDGQEPAALEAVLRCLRSASGGTLPLGYSFISISDLQNQQHIPCCSHLSWSTNEFKEWSYQGQGALPMQSTLPRTYLILVGYLTDERQGNKEKLVDGCLYVKDNTGIIPCELLHFELEWLESLFVFPSWSYIPQTNQRAAGYLEILVDPVPVGAPKEVLHSIPITSPVSAEPLLISRIPCQKRSKLTLAGELTRLGPLLRVHHKTFFFLFLKCFSSAACVPVLVQKPSQLVWHHVFQLGHRYTITGLSKSSLKKSGQTTFVTSVSSCLLPYCAEWVREQPLKSAWQGESTQSSFLETAEELSRSLELGAAEETPRSTKESKIISYVGFVTKILNVQAGLFLLDNQVCLCLAYQPLLNFAQGLRPGACVELIDVHLLQKPLVSFPFTVLGACLSSMVVLKSFSRLSTPYQPLASSGNLCLQLLFRFNLGMPLYLWLVSLLEMFEERFSCFFGHRRLCSSAHRNPGAAEKFLVPLLQAMVPDSEEARDIYNEILAKIHQCPLQKYLTLNPPCQAPSLSTVCRVAEQRSWEGFSPSQLLSPLEAQHMGTQELNRRLAWSYCTLSAGSFQPQLILLGVLRVSSRTSSLQLQDKSSTLPCVISHKDGSPFAQTALIGSLLQVENYQLVVERFLKTDFPSWEHLENLKHVREKKTSVYVQFYFEDVQVLHAAEGQIQKGLRSGNSSSLRKKTDGSTRLETPEAKMLKLEDPKADTGRDENCQGGQGSTRTTSCVSHLFLVTQKEGLMLRNYQPPGEEDKEAQLKELQRSFQATVLWLGRPCLWDHPREIGNLPELEETGCNGEEGVTQQEALLLFMGKSLRWFPFLHVDGLYRFIVPCCSDLEVFDKLCFPPVPATFPNRPSCPLCLPVQDSWYLQHETWISCLPECQLTAVSVLTGMDQRTSSIPEVLSSSFTGSLVSFCGEVMERTLCASPKNEKPPVTVGLPKQKETLLSRDHSVKLSVSAAPGSPVVMDVYITATYLQHLWGLLPGAKILFQNLERKISRFHNVYCTYIASSCVSIVSLPASHLPFPSSPAGEASSPSLVFLSSLRSQLQNLLQARILCHLSCVLTVCLQWVCSLCSCIFKEGRCTRHNPPCPSQTGVRQASARVLVEDGTGEAVVLCRNEHVAAVLGLSLLEWEAVQNCVQSRGSVCIQHGEAPGTGCLEEPEDLVACYLRSLCRSPLICRPILLDFSLDRKPSKILQPAPLQLRNFRCGEVEFVSQVGPRPSLLCLKVEEVGQDALRYLNSQRMRRTSSSC comes from the exons tttcaTCTCCATCTCCGACCTACAGAATCAGCAGCACATACCATGCTGCAGCCACCTGAGCTGGAGCACTAATGAATTTAAGGAATGGTCTTACCAAGGACAAGGTGCTTTACCCATGCAGAGCACTTTGCCAAGGACTTACCTGATCCTGGTTGGCTATTTAACAGATGAAAggcaaggaaacaaagaaaagttgGTAGATGGTTGCCTATACGTGAAGGATAATACTGGGATAATTCCATGTGAG CTCTTGCACTTTGAACTGGAGTGGCTGGAGTCactgtttgtcttcccaagctGGTCATACATACCACAGACCaaccagagagcagcagggtaCTTGGAAATCCTGGTGGATCCAGTGCCAGTAGGTGCCCCTAAGGAAGTACTTCACAGCATTCCAATCACCTCCCCAGTGTCAGCTGAGCCACTGCTCATCTCCAG GATTCCATGTCAGAAAAGATCAAAGCTTACTCTAGCAGGGGAATTAACCAGACTCGGGCCTCTCCTTCGTGTTCACCACAAGacattcttctttctgtttctgaagtgcttttcctcagctgcttgtgtccctgtgctggtgcAA AAGCCAAGCCAGCTGGTGTGGCATCATGTCTTCCAGCTGGGTCACAGGTACACAATAACTGGCCTGAGTAAGTCTAGCCTGAAGAAATCTGGACAAACGACGTTTGTCACCAGTGTGTCTTCCTGCCTTCTGCCCTACTGTGCAGAGTGGGTGAGGGAGCAGCCACTGAAAAGTGCTTGGCAAGGAGAATCCACTCAGTCTTCTTTCCTTGAGACTGCTGAGGAGCTCAGTcgctccttggagctgggggctgcagaggaGACGCCAAGATCAACCAAGGAGTCCAAGATCATCTCCTATGTG GGCTTTGTCACCAAAATACTCAATGTCCAAGCTGGTCTCTTTTTACTGGATAACCAAGTCTGCTTGTGCCTTGCTTACCAGCCACTGCTGAACTTTGCACAGGGACTCCGACCGGGAGCGTGCGTGGAG CTCATCGATGTCCACCTCCTGCAGAAGCCTCTGGTGTCCTTCCCTTTCACTGTCCTTGGTGCTTGCCTGAGCAGCATGGTTGTGCTGAAGAGTTTTTCAAGGCTCAGCACCCCCTACCAGCCACTGGCCTCTTCAGGAAATCTCTGCTTACAGCTGCTCTTCCGCTTCAATCTTGGAATGCCACTTTACCTCTGGCTGGTGAGCCTCCTGGAGATGTTTGAGGAGAG gttttcttgtttctttgggCACCGTCGACTGTGTAGCTCTGCACATCGAaaccctggagctgctgaaaaGTTCCTTGTCCCCCTTCTGCAAGCTATGGTGCCAGACAGCGAGGAAGCAAGAGATATTTATAATGAAATTCTAGCAAAAATACACCAATGTCCCCTGCAGAAA TATTTGACTCTGAACCCTCCGTGCCAGGCCCCATCTCTGTCTACAGTTTGCCGTGTGGCAGaacagaggagctgggaaggctTCAGTCCATCACAGTTGCTTTCCCCCTTGGAGGCACAGCATATGGGCACCCAGGAGCTGAATCGCAGACTGGCCTGGTCCTACTGCACACTCTCAGCAGGAAgtttccagccccagctg ATACTTCTGGGTGTGCTGAGGGTCTCCTCCAGGACCAGttccctccagctgcaggacaaGAGCAGCACGCTTCCCTGTGTGATCTCCCATAAGGATGGTAGCCCCTTTGCCCAGACAGCTCTCATAG GATCACTCTTGCAGGTGGAAAACTACCAGCTTGTAGTGGAGAGATTCCTTAAGACTGATTTTCCCTCCTGGGAACACCTGGAAAATCTGAAGcatgtgagagagaaaaaaactaG TGTCTATGTGCAGTTCTACTTTGAGGATGTTCAGGTTCTCCATGCTGCTGAAGGACAAATCCAGAAAGGCCTTAGGAGTGGAAACAGCTCCTCTTTGAGGAAGAAGACAGATGGCAGCACAAGGCTGGAAACCCCAGAggcaaaaatgctgaaattggAGGATCCCAAGGCAGATACTGGCAGAGATGAGAACTGTCAGGGGGGCCAGGGCAGCACCAGAACAACGAGCTGTGTATCTCACCTGTTCTTGGTTACCCAGAAAGAGGGCCTCATGTTGCGCAATTACCAACCGCCCGGAGAAGAAGATAAAGAAGCACAGCTAAAGGAGCTGCAGCGCAGTTTCCAAGCCACAGTGCTGTGGCTGGGCAGACCATGTCTCTGGGACCACCCCAGAGAAATTGGGAATCTACcagagctggaggagactgGCTGTAATGGAGAAGAGGGCGTGACACAGCAAGAA GCACTGCTACTCTTCATGGGAAAGTCTCTGCGATGGTTTCCATTCCTGCATGTGGATGGACTGTATCGCTTCATTGTGCCCTGCTGCTCG GACTTGGAAGTGTTTGACAAGCTCTGTTTTCCACCTGTGCCAGCAACATTCCCAAACAGGCCATCCTGCCCCCTGTGCCTGCCTGTCCAAGATAGCTGGTACTTACAGCATGAGACCTGGATCTCCTGTCTGCCTGAGTGCCAG CTGACAGCTGTGTCAGTGCTGACAGGCATGGACCAGAGGACTTCCTCCATTCCAGAAGTCCTTAGCAGCAG TTTCACAGGTTCCcttgtttctttctgtggtGAGGTCATGGAGAGGACCTTGTGTGCCTCTCCCAAGAATGAGAAGCCACCTGTGACTGTTGGCCTTCCAAAGCAGAAAG AGACTCTGCTGTCCAGGGATCACAGTGTGAAGCTCAGTgtctcagctgctccaggctccccTGTTGTGATGGACGTTTACATTACTGCCACCTACCTGCAGCATCTCTGGGGTTTGCTACCTGGAGCCAAGATCCTCTTCCAGAATTTGGAACGCAAGATCTCAAG ATTCCATAATGTTTATTGCACATACATTGCCTCCAGCTGTGTGAGCATCGTATCTCTGCCAGCTTCTCACCTACCTTTTCCTTCTAG TCCTGCAGGAGAAGCCTCATCCCCCTCACTAGTATTTCTATCCAGTTTGAGATCTCAGCTGCAAAACCTGCTCCAGGCCCGGATTTTATGCCACTTGTCCTGTGTATTGACTGTGTGCCTGCAGTGGGTTTGCTCACTTTGCAGCTGCATCTTCAAGGAG GGGAGATGCACCCGACACAATCCTCCCTGTCCATCACAAACAGGAGTGAGGCAAGCCAGTGCACG ggtgctggtggaggaCGGAACAGGTGAAgctgtggtgctgtgcaggAATGAACatgtggcagcagtgctgggcctgAGCCTTCTCGAGTGGGAAGCTGTGCAGAactgtgtgcagagcaggggcagcgTGTGCATTCAGCATGGGGaagctcctggcacaggg tgTCTAGAAGAACCCGAGGATCTCGTTGCTTGCTACCTAAGGAGTCTGTGCAGGAGTCCTCTCATATGTCGCCCTATCCTGTTGGATTTCAGTCTCGACAGGAAGCCCTCCAAGATCCTGCAGCCTG ctcccctgcaGCTGCGGAATTTTCGCTGTGGTGAAGTGGAGTTCGTGTCACAAGTGGGGCCTCGTCCGAGCCTGCTGTGCCTCAAGGTGGAGGAAGTGGGACAAGATGCCTTACGCTACCTGAACAgccagaggatgaggaggacatCCAGTTCCTGCTGA